Part of the Janibacter alkaliphilus genome is shown below.
TGCGCAGCGAGGGTGATCCCCGATGAGCGCGACGGGCGACGCCGGCCGCGCGCTGCTGCTCGGCTGCGGCGAGCTGGGCGCACGGATCGGTCTGGGGCTGGACGCTGCCAGCCGCGACGTCGTCGGCGTGCGCCGGCACGCCGACCGGGTGCCCGACCCGATCCGCGGGCTCTCCCTCGACCTGACCGACGAGGCCCGGGCGCTGCCCGACCTGCCCACCGACGTGCTGGTCGTCTGCCTCACCGCGGACGCCCGGGACGCCGACGGCTACCGACGGACCTATCTCACCGGCATGCGCCGCGGGCTGGAGGCGGTGGCACGCGCCGGGCGGCCGCGCCGGGCGCTGCTGGTCTCCTCGACGAGCGTGTGCGGGGACGTCGAGGGCGACGTCGACGAACGCACCCCCGCACGGCCCGAGCGGGAGACCGCGCGGGTGCTGCACGAGGCCGAGCAGCTCTTCGCCGAGCTGCTGCCGCACGGCACGGTGCTGCGGCCCTCCGGTCTCTACGGCAACCGCACCCCGCGGGTGGTCGACCAGGTCCGCCGCGGCGAGAACCCCGACCCGGGGCGGATGACGAACCGGGCGCACCGCGAGGACGCCGCGGGCGCCGCGGTGCACCTGCTCACCCGGGACGAGGAGCCCGAGCCGCTGTACCTGGTGACCGACGACCGGCCGTGCCCGGCGGGTGAGCTGCGCGCCTTCGTCGCCGAGCGGCTGGGGCTGGCGTGGGAGGCGGCCGAGGTCGAGCCGCACGGCAAGCGGCTGCGCAACGACCGGCTGCGGGCCACCGGCTGGGTGCCGCGCTACCCCACCTTCGTCGAGGGGTACGGCCCGCTCGTTGACGCCGCACGCTGACTCCTCGCGCCGGTCACGACAGCGCACGCGCGTCCCCCTGGCGTCGACAATCCTAGGAATGTCGCGCCGGCCCGGCGGCGCGCGCGGTCCAGGGCGACATTCCTGCGGCGCGACCGCGTCCCCTGGGCCACCGGTGCCGTCGACCTGTCTAGCGACGGCCGCGCGGAGCGAGCCCGTCGAGCGGGTCCCCGTGGTCGTCCTCGTCGCGCGGGTCCGGCTCGGCCGGGGCTCCGGGGCGGTACCCGGATGGCCTGGCCCTCGGGGCGGACGGGGACGGCGAAGGGGGTACCTCGCCCCCTGACACGGTGGACGCCGCGCCCGCCGGTGACTGGACGAGAACGACGTGCAGCTCGTGCACCTTCGCGGCGAGGATGACCAGCGCCACGCAGACGAAGGCGGCAGCCACCATCATCAGGATCACGGCGAGCGTGATCGAACCCCAGGCCTCGTCGAGGTCGAGGGGGCGCGTCGAGTAGAAGGGGTTCCTCGCCTGGATACCGGCGGCTATGCCGACGACGCACGACAGCGCCCACGCGACGATGCCGCAGACGAGGTAGGGCACCGGATCGGCGCGGGCCATCCCCCTCCCGGAGGTCGCCGCTTCGCTGGGCTGGGGATCCGGGGCCATGCCGCCATGCTGCCCGCTCGGCACCCGTCGCGGGCGGGAAGAACGCGCCTGGCCACGACGTTGGAGCGGCCATGATGACCCAGGTCTACGGTTTCGAGCGGTACGAGCGGGCCCGGCGCTACTACGAGGACACCCAGTACCTCGAGGCGGCGCGCGAGCTCGAGGAGCTCTTCACCGAGATCGCCGCGGCGCGTGGCGCGGAGAGCCCGGTCCCCGGCGAGGGGTCGCCAGAGGACATGAGCCACGGGTCCCCGGCGCAGGCCGGCCAGGGGGCGTCAGGCGCGGCTGCCGGTGGGCCGGACGCCGCCAGCGACCCGGTCGGCCACGGTCTGGCCGAGGTGCGCCTGCTGCTGGCCCGGTCCTACTTCCGCTCGGCGCAGCTCACGCGTGCCGAAGGGGCGGCCCGGCAGGTCATCGCCGAGGACCCGCAGGACGCCTACGCCCACCTGCTGCTGGGGCGCACCCTGCAGCGCGCCGGCCGCTCCGACGAGGCCGCCGGCCCGCTGCGCCTGGCCCAGCTGCTCGGTGGCTACGACACCGGCTCCGGCGGCTCGGCGATGGACGTCGACGACGCCCCCTTCTGACCCCTTCGCACGCCTCGCCCGACCCCACCAGGCCCTCGAAGCACCGCCCTAGAGCGCGCGCTACCACGCAGTAAGTGTCGTGATCACAGCACTTACTGCGTGGTAGCCGGGTTCTTAGGCGCGCGTCTGGGGCAGCACGAAGGGGGAGGGGCGGTGAGGAAGGGGGTGGTCAGCCGGCGCTGGGGTGGGTCATGTCGGCCGGGACCACCCACGCGTCGAAGTCGTCGCCGTCGACACCGGAGGCCACGGCCGCCTCGCGCAGCGAGGTGCCCTCCTTGTGCGCCTTCTTTGCGATGGCCGCGGCCTGGTCGTAGCCGATGTGCCGGTTCAGCGCGGTGACGAGCATGAGGTTGGACTCGAGGTTCGCCTCGATCCGCTCGCTGATCGGCTCCAGCCCGCTGGCGCAGTGCTCGTCGAAGGAGACGCAGGCGTCGCCGAGCAGCCGCGCCGACTCCAGCACCGCGTGCGCCATGACCGGCTTGTAGACGTTGAGCTGGAAGTTGCCCTGGCTGCCGGCGAAGCCGACCGTCGCGTCGTTGCCGAAGACCCGGGTGGCGACCATCGTCATCGCCTCGGCCTGGGTCGGGTTGACCTTGCCCGGCATGATCGAGGAGCCCGGCTCGTTCTCCGGGATCGCCAGCTCGCCGATGCCGTTGCGCGGGCCGGAGGCGTACCACCGCACGTCGTTGGCGATCTTCATCAGCGCGCCGCCGAGGGTGCGCAGCGCGGAGCTGACCTGCACCAGCGGGTCGTGCGCCGAGAGGTTGGCGAAGAGGTTGTCGGCCTGCTGGAAGTCGTGACCGGCCTCGGCGGAGATCTTCGCCGCGCACAGCCGCCCGAAGTCGGGGTGGGCGTTGAGCCCGGTACCGACGGCCGTGCCGCCGATGGCCAGGTCGCGGGCGCGCTCGTCGGCGTGCCGGACCCCTTCGAGGGCGAAGTCGAGCTGGGCCACCCAGCCGCCGATGACCTGGCCGAGGGTGACCGGTGTGGCGTCCTGCAGGTGGGTGCGCCCGACCATGACGACGTCCGCGTACGTCTCGGCCTTGGCGGCGAGGGTGTCGCGCAGCTGCTGCACCCCCGGGTAGAGGGTCTCGGCGAGCTCGAGCACGACCGCGATGTGCATGGCCGTGGGGAAGGTGTCGTTGCTCGACTGGCCACGGTTGACGTGGTCGTTGGGGTGCACCGGGGTCTTGCTGCCCATCTCGCCGCCGGCGATCTCGATGCCGCGGTTGGAGATGACCTCGTTGGAGTTCATGTTCGACTGCGTGCCGGAGCCGGTCTGGAAGACCACCAGCGGGAAGTGCTCGTCGAGGTCGCCAGCGATGACCTCGTCGCCGGCCCGGGCGATGAGGTCGGCGACGTCCTGCGGCAGCTCGCCGAGCTCGGCGTTGGCCTGCGCGGCGGACTTCTTGAGGATGCCGAGGGCGCGGATCATCGTGCGCCCCCAGACGAAGGTGTCCCGGCCGATGTCGAAGTTGCCGAGGCTGCGCTGCGTCTGCGCCCCCCAGTACCTGTCGGCGGGCACCTCGATGGTGCCCATGCTGTCCTTCTCGGCGCGCATCTGGCTCATGCCGCCAGCCTAGCCACCGCGCTCACCCGCGGCCGGGCGAGGTCTGGCCCGCGCTCAGGCCAGCGGGCGGCGCCCGTCGGCCGAGGCGATGCCGAGCCAGGAGTGCCGGTTGCCGGACCAGCACCAGCCCACCTTCGGCGCCCCGTCACGCTCCTTGCCGTCCCGCGGGGACCCGCCACCGATCCAGATGCCGGGGGTGCGCTTGTCCAGGGCGCCGGTCTTCTTCGGCTTGCGCGAGGCGATGGTCATGAAGCAGTGGTTCGGCTCGAGCATCTCCGGGCGCTGCAGCAGCCAGGAGATGCCCTCGCTGATCGTCAGCGGGGTGCGGCCGCGGGAGGCGATCTCCGGCAGCGCCTCGTCCGGGCTCCAGTCGCGCAGGTCGTCGCCACGGTCGATGCCGTCGAGGACGTAGAAGGGGGTCAGCGGCACCTCGACCCCGTCGATCGGGGTGAAGTCGCACAGGTCGCTCATGTCCGGCACGACGTAGCCGGGCTTGCCCTTGCGCTGCAGCAGCGTGGCCAGGGTGGACGGTCGGATCAGCGAGGGGTGCACGACGAGGGTGCCGCTGCCGGCGAGCGCCTCGCCCTCGGCGCGGTCGGCAAGCGTCTCCTCGTCCACCCCGGCGAGGTCGGCCAGGCCGAGGTCGAGGAGGCGGTCGAGCTGGTCGACGAGGAAGGCCACGGCGCTCAGCTCCCCGGCCGCAGCAGCTGGCGGTCGGTGGCCCGGGCGGCGAGCTGCTCCAGCGCCGCGGGCAGCTCGTCGGCGACAACGAGGTCGTCGCGGGATGCGGTGCTGACGAAGCCGGCCGCGACCAGGTGGTCCAGCGCGGTCAGCAGCGGCTGCCAGAAGCCGCCGGCGTCGAGCAGCCCGACCGGCTTGCCGTGCAGCCCGATCTGCCGCCACGTCCACACCTCGAAGAGCTCCTCGAGGGTCCCGATGCCGCCGGGCAGCACGAGGAAGGCGTCGGAGAGGTCGGACATCATCGCCTTGCGCTCGTGCATGCTGCGCACGACGTGCACCTCGGTGAGGTCGCCGCGGCCCCACTCCCGCTGCACCATGAAGTCCGGGATCACCCCGATCACCTCGCCGCCGGCACGCATCGCCCCGTCGGCGAGCGCACCCATGAGCCCGGAACCGCCGCCGCCGTAGACGACGCCGACCTCGCGGCGGGCGAGCTCGGCGCCGACCTGCCCGGCCAGCTCCACCAGGGCAGGGTCGGTGCCCGGCGTGGAGCCGGTGAAGACGCAGAGCCGTCGCAGGTGCATCCCCCCACGGTATGTCCCGATCCGGCCCGCCGACGATCTCGGGTGGGTCACACTGCGGACCATGTCGACGACGACCCAGGTGGCCCCGATGCGCACCGGCCGCCGGGGGGCGCTGCTGCTCCTGCTCACCCTGGCCAACGTCATCAACTTCTACGACCGGACCATCCCCGCCGTCGTGGTCGAGCCGATCAAGGCCGAGTTCGGTCTCTCCGACACCGCGATCGGCCTGCTCGGTGGCTCCTTCACGGTCGTCTACGCGATCGCCGGGATCTTCCTCGGGCGGCTGGCCGACCGGGTGCCGCGCCGCTACGTCATGGCCGGCGGCCTGCTCGTGTGGAGCCTCTTCACCCTCGGTGGCGGGCTGGCCCAGGCCTTCGTCGTGCTCTTCATCTTCCGTCTCGGCGTGGGCATCGGCGAGGCCAGCTACGGCCCGGCGGCGAACGCGGTGATCTGCGACGCCTACCCGCCGCACCGGCGCAGCCGGGCGATCAGCATCTTCTCCCTGGGCATCCCGGTCGGGCTGCTGCTGGCCTTCCTCACCGTCGGGGTGATGGTCGAGGCCTTCGGGTCCTGGCGGGCCCCCTTCGTCATCGCGGCGGTGCCCGGCTTCCTGCTCGCCGCGGCGATGCTGTGGCTCCCGGAGCCGGAGCGCGGCGCCTCCGAGCCGAAGGGGGCGAGCGCCCCCGTGGTCACCGAGCGCCCGTACCGCTCGGTGCTGGCGATCCCCACGGTGCGTTGGCTGATGCTCGCCGGGGTCGGGCTGCAGATCCCGACCTACGCGGTGGCCACCTTCGTCGTGCCGCTGCTGCAGCGCTACTTCGGGCTGCCGATCGGGGTCGCCTCGATCGGCGCCGGCGCGATCCTCGGGCTCGCCGGCATCGTCGGTCTGCTGCTCGGCGGCCAGCTGGCCGACCGGGCCGAGGAGCGGGCGGCCGGTGGGCGCCTGCTCGTCGGGGCGGTCGGCTTCGCCGTCGCCGTGCCCGGGACGCTCGTCGCGCTGCTGCTCGGGTCGGGCTCGGCAGCCGCCTTCGTCGTCGTCTTCGCGCTCGGCTGGACCGGCAGCCAGCTCTTCGCCGCCACGGCGACCCCGGCGATCGCCGAGGTGACCACCCCGGACGTGCGGGCCACGGCGATCGCGCTGTACTTCGCCTCGTTCAACGTCGTCGGCGCCACCCTCGGGCCGATCATCGCCGGCGTGCTCTCCGACGTGCTGGCCACACCGCAGCCGGGGCTGGCGGCCGACGCGGTGGGCCTGCACCGCGCCTTCCTCGTCGTCGTCCCGCTGGGTCTGGTCATCGCCACGGTGGCCGCGTGGCGGGCGGCCCGGACGCTGCCGCAGGACCAGCGGCGGGTGGCCGGGGCCGGCGACGACGGCGGCGGACCGCTGGTGCGCCCCTGAGGCGTCCGGCCACCCGAGCGACTTCGGCCGAACCCTGGGCAGCCGACCGACCAGCCCTCTACAGTTGTCGAACCCTGGAGACCCGTGAAGGAGTGCACCGTGGCACGCCCCGACCTGACCGTCCTGGCCATCCCGGCCTTCATCGGCGCGATGGGCGCCGAGTACGCCTGGCAGCGCCGGCACCCGACCGCGCCGGGCACCACCCGGGCGGGCGACTACGAGCTGAACGACACGGTGGCCAGCCTGGCGATGGGCGTGGGCAGCCTGGTGGCGCCGATGATCACCGGCCCGGTGCTGCGCCGGCTCACCCCCGGCGCCGGACGCTGGGGCAAGGCCCTGCTCGCGCTGGGTGCCGCGTCGGCGGTGGTGACCACGGTCGGTGACGTGCTGCGGCAGCGCAGCGATCACGGCGGACGGCTGCCGGAGGCCGGGACGCTGCCCTCGGACGAGCCGCCGCCGGTCACCGTGCGCTCCCGGGTGGACGCGCTCGGGCTGCTCACCGCGGGCTCGGCGGTGGCCGCGGTCGGCTCGACCGCGGTGGCCGCGGCGACGGTGTGGACCACCCAGACCTCGGCGACCCGGCTGAGCCGCTTCGCCCTCGTCGACCTCTCCCGCCGGCCCCGGCTGGCGGCGCTGACCGCCGTCGCCGGGTGGGACCTCATCTACTACTGGAACCACCGGCTGGCGCACGAGACCCGGTGGCTGTGGGCGGTGCACGTGGTGCACCACTCCTCGGAGCGGTACAACCTCTCGACCGCGCTGCGGCAGCCGGTCGCCGAGGGCTTCACGATGGCCGTGCCCTACGGGCTGCTGGCGCTGCTCGGGGTGCCGCCGCGGGCGATCGAGGACGCGCGGGCGATCAACCTCATCTACCAGTTCTGGATCCACACCGAGGCGATCCGCTCGATCGGCTGGCTGGAGAAGGTGCTCAACACCCCCAGCCACCACCGCGCGCACCACGGCAGCCAGCGGCAGTACCTGGACATCAACCACGGCTCGATCCTCATCGTCTGGGACAAGATCTTCGGCACCTTCGAGCCCGAGGACGAGCGGGTGCGCTACGGCCTGACCCGCAACATCGACAGCTACAACCTCGGCACCATCGCCACCCACGAGTGGCAGGACATCGCCGCCGACGTGGCCAGCGCCCCGACCTGGTCGGACCGGGTCGGCTTCCTGCTGCACGGGCCGGGGTGGGCCTACCAGCGGCGCGAGGAGCTGGCGGCGAGCGCCGAGCCGCCGGTGCCGGCCGAGCGGGTCTCCGAGCCGGTCGCCGGGTGAGGGTCTGCCCCCTTCGCGCCCTGCGGGGACGTCGAGGGGCGAGCCGGCGGGACGCCAGCGGCCGTCGAGAACCTCTCGCTCACCGGAGAAGCCTTCCCCCGAGAGCGAGCCATTATCGGGTAACCCGATAAAGGGGTGACGGGTGGGACGAGAGGGGGTGGGGGATGATGGGCGCTCGTGAGCACCAT
Proteins encoded:
- a CDS encoding DUF5701 family protein; this translates as MAFLVDQLDRLLDLGLADLAGVDEETLADRAEGEALAGSGTLVVHPSLIRPSTLATLLQRKGKPGYVVPDMSDLCDFTPIDGVEVPLTPFYVLDGIDRGDDLRDWSPDEALPEIASRGRTPLTISEGISWLLQRPEMLEPNHCFMTIASRKPKKTGALDKRTPGIWIGGGSPRDGKERDGAPKVGWCWSGNRHSWLGIASADGRRPLA
- the fumC gene encoding class II fumarate hydratase; this translates as MSQMRAEKDSMGTIEVPADRYWGAQTQRSLGNFDIGRDTFVWGRTMIRALGILKKSAAQANAELGELPQDVADLIARAGDEVIAGDLDEHFPLVVFQTGSGTQSNMNSNEVISNRGIEIAGGEMGSKTPVHPNDHVNRGQSSNDTFPTAMHIAVVLELAETLYPGVQQLRDTLAAKAETYADVVMVGRTHLQDATPVTLGQVIGGWVAQLDFALEGVRHADERARDLAIGGTAVGTGLNAHPDFGRLCAAKISAEAGHDFQQADNLFANLSAHDPLVQVSSALRTLGGALMKIANDVRWYASGPRNGIGELAIPENEPGSSIMPGKVNPTQAEAMTMVATRVFGNDATVGFAGSQGNFQLNVYKPVMAHAVLESARLLGDACVSFDEHCASGLEPISERIEANLESNLMLVTALNRHIGYDQAAAIAKKAHKEGTSLREAAVASGVDGDDFDAWVVPADMTHPSAG
- a CDS encoding tetratricopeptide repeat protein, with the translated sequence MMTQVYGFERYERARRYYEDTQYLEAARELEELFTEIAAARGAESPVPGEGSPEDMSHGSPAQAGQGASGAAAGGPDAASDPVGHGLAEVRLLLARSYFRSAQLTRAEGAARQVIAEDPQDAYAHLLLGRTLQRAGRSDEAAGPLRLAQLLGGYDTGSGGSAMDVDDAPF
- a CDS encoding SDR family NAD(P)-dependent oxidoreductase, coding for MSATGDAGRALLLGCGELGARIGLGLDAASRDVVGVRRHADRVPDPIRGLSLDLTDEARALPDLPTDVLVVCLTADARDADGYRRTYLTGMRRGLEAVARAGRPRRALLVSSTSVCGDVEGDVDERTPARPERETARVLHEAEQLFAELLPHGTVLRPSGLYGNRTPRVVDQVRRGENPDPGRMTNRAHREDAAGAAVHLLTRDEEPEPLYLVTDDRPCPAGELRAFVAERLGLAWEAAEVEPHGKRLRNDRLRATGWVPRYPTFVEGYGPLVDAAR
- a CDS encoding sterol desaturase family protein, which produces MARPDLTVLAIPAFIGAMGAEYAWQRRHPTAPGTTRAGDYELNDTVASLAMGVGSLVAPMITGPVLRRLTPGAGRWGKALLALGAASAVVTTVGDVLRQRSDHGGRLPEAGTLPSDEPPPVTVRSRVDALGLLTAGSAVAAVGSTAVAAATVWTTQTSATRLSRFALVDLSRRPRLAALTAVAGWDLIYYWNHRLAHETRWLWAVHVVHHSSERYNLSTALRQPVAEGFTMAVPYGLLALLGVPPRAIEDARAINLIYQFWIHTEAIRSIGWLEKVLNTPSHHRAHHGSQRQYLDINHGSILIVWDKIFGTFEPEDERVRYGLTRNIDSYNLGTIATHEWQDIAADVASAPTWSDRVGFLLHGPGWAYQRREELAASAEPPVPAERVSEPVAG
- a CDS encoding spinster family MFS transporter, whose protein sequence is MSTTTQVAPMRTGRRGALLLLLTLANVINFYDRTIPAVVVEPIKAEFGLSDTAIGLLGGSFTVVYAIAGIFLGRLADRVPRRYVMAGGLLVWSLFTLGGGLAQAFVVLFIFRLGVGIGEASYGPAANAVICDAYPPHRRSRAISIFSLGIPVGLLLAFLTVGVMVEAFGSWRAPFVIAAVPGFLLAAAMLWLPEPERGASEPKGASAPVVTERPYRSVLAIPTVRWLMLAGVGLQIPTYAVATFVVPLLQRYFGLPIGVASIGAGAILGLAGIVGLLLGGQLADRAEERAAGGRLLVGAVGFAVAVPGTLVALLLGSGSAAAFVVVFALGWTGSQLFAATATPAIAEVTTPDVRATAIALYFASFNVVGATLGPIIAGVLSDVLATPQPGLAADAVGLHRAFLVVVPLGLVIATVAAWRAARTLPQDQRRVAGAGDDGGGPLVRP
- a CDS encoding TIGR00730 family Rossman fold protein — protein: MHLRRLCVFTGSTPGTDPALVELAGQVGAELARREVGVVYGGGGSGLMGALADGAMRAGGEVIGVIPDFMVQREWGRGDLTEVHVVRSMHERKAMMSDLSDAFLVLPGGIGTLEELFEVWTWRQIGLHGKPVGLLDAGGFWQPLLTALDHLVAAGFVSTASRDDLVVADELPAALEQLAARATDRQLLRPGS